A part of Vibrio navarrensis genomic DNA contains:
- a CDS encoding lytic transglycosylase domain-containing protein, with product MKKVTLLPLLIISHSVSAFCFDEAGKYYNVDPKLLEAIATVESSLNPSAYNENKNAAGKVLSRDFGLMQINSSWFDKLSDFNVNEQNVYEPCFNVSLGAWVLSANFASHGYNWNSVGAYNAGFSKRTEDARKIYIQKVKSAYYSQKVK from the coding sequence ATGAAAAAAGTGACACTGTTGCCATTGTTGATCATTTCTCATTCTGTCAGTGCTTTTTGTTTTGATGAGGCAGGAAAATATTACAATGTTGATCCTAAGTTATTAGAGGCGATCGCTACCGTTGAAAGTAGTCTTAATCCTTCTGCTTATAACGAAAATAAAAATGCTGCTGGTAAGGTCCTCAGTCGTGATTTTGGTTTAATGCAAATTAACTCAAGTTGGTTCGACAAGCTTTCAGATTTTAATGTGAATGAGCAAAATGTCTATGAGCCTTGTTTTAATGTGTCTTTAGGGGCTTGGGTACTCAGTGCTAACTTTGCCAGTCATGGCTATAACTGGAACAGTGTCGGTGCGTATAATGCGGGTTTTTCCAAGCGCACAGAGGACGCCAGAAAAATATACATTCAAAAAGTTAAATCTGCTTATTATTCCCAAAAAGTTAAATAA
- the traI gene encoding conjugative transfer relaxase/helicase TraI: MLSISPLKSASGAAKYYLSEENPKDLPDVSLEKDAGDNYYLKEKDQGENTFWHGKLAIEAGLAGKAVDQTTLESVLSGNLGDETIKGKRDDHKSGFDLTFSAPKSISILALTGGDTRLIEAHNNAVKFALTELEKDVAQITTINKEGEREFHNTDSMIFAVVRHKTSRENDMQIHSHALAANMTRDQEGQLRTLASSIKQKGGVINGTGERIYNFQKYYGILYQSHLAKDAQELGYATRGVGNGQFEVSGVPQSIIDASSTRKQQIDQRTLDLGFESRAARDVANLDTRKGKTYQSNDSLNKQWQNTVREQGYEPSQLVGLAQKAKEQQTIPSLDETKAAISRAIDHLGQYSTALHLEKIIELTASEFTKGAVQLNALDIKKAADEMIKTGELIGLSQKGQYTTKGLIDNEKALIDSTQGRAHHMRTHVEPKMLNKLAIPESQQRLLTELYHSTKQFHVVNVHGSSQGIAQQLLNLGNHSGKRVQFVSQSAKTKAEGMENVQRKSQTLGAWIANAFSPEQRHTTHSLLQSDVPLTNKDVLLIDDANKMSANELLALTDKAKQSNSKVVMLNRVSSRQGFKANNAISLYQKGNVESHTWVSSKPIETDVKLHESDTDRIARVYADLPDKANTQVIATSSVEQRRLTEAIRDRLKNTGTLSRHETTLFTQGPHYLSKAQQPLVQHYKPGMTLTHWDKGKPQSFVIASIDKESNTMTTLSKHDGQSHTFDPSTRAFKAMKMQISKPQSLNIAKGERLSTLGKHSPSGLDANQSYLVTDINKTGVTLESQGKTQYLSFEHLKDAPLQYDYVRGASHIEKKAHTLLSAKAFTLSKPLINDLTEKTQRLDIFTDKPDKAQSALEKEQVSPSAIERVLQTQNVNDRYLNDTTQALLKQDVSQALSALAKAQNAPLIEKAVSFALNHLSEREAAFSQKALVVEAVRYAFEEAGSSITKDQIETELAKRSDTLSAEYSDGTRWTTQAALETEKRILQNIIDGKDRHQPFATPKQVQTFLDTKPRLTQGQKDAITLTSTTPDSFVAIQGLAGTGKSTMLESNIELIQLVKEASQLPEQNVIGLAPTHAAVSELESKGVKAQTLESLLTDIRQGNRDASDYQHTLFFLDESSMVSNKQAKEFTELVNASQSKAVLLGDKEQLLSLSAGKPFELAISKGDIDTAYMTDIIRQQNDTLLNAAQNTIDKQPQSALDKLKQQDPDNQGNGHHVISTLDEHHKDQRKAQLEATEKLPFVVAKDYLERTPETRENTLIIAYTNKERDTITEYIRVGLMKTQEIGKENIITTRLRSVGATGEELSTMMPYQKGLVLSTKPGEYATITHVDSEHGVVTLEDAKGKTKSFLPRNRDHTFTTLFNVSEKPLSTGDKIVTRFTDKSRDIKANVEYRITQASSDGIIAQSKTGETLTINPSELKDGHWDYAYSRTADMAQGATYPHVITAIQSKGALTNLRRAGIDVTRASQHIRLYTDNTTQLVRSWLSKESHKASAIETINQIPPKDTTYFNRNALPHEDVRFQNKSGDFDYNKFREHINTQLPKYTESLAIQLLGKPNQSKSDRDYLTFGSGKSAIKVSLTGEYRGYFKDYTTGEKGSLINLMMSHKDISYKETMNEAHQMINEPEKYQLEENRKHEKLLSTTPKHIARFEERAKEYINQSQPINCTLAQTYLNNLGINNIENDNVKFHPAVYSSEDKNFHPAMLTNIHNKQGETKAIEVTYLDSQGNRDNTLDINPRTLGTKSKQLTSFHQGENLNTTIISTSIENSFLIREQTQGQIDIINVNHKNDIQNINIDELRQNIIIVLNQGNHDLNPNNIEKIIENLNGRDIQFMSDDNLKEDIKACIEKLERDNSVHDIELSETHSPHQESELDTSNFDEKKEIDSQSLEHFEPKKYSPQQEMDFAHQEKESDWEDREIDRELER, translated from the coding sequence ATGCTTTCTATCAGCCCATTAAAATCTGCCTCTGGCGCGGCCAAATACTACCTAAGCGAAGAAAACCCCAAAGATCTGCCAGATGTCTCTTTAGAGAAAGATGCCGGTGACAACTACTACCTCAAAGAAAAAGACCAGGGAGAAAACACCTTCTGGCACGGCAAGCTTGCTATCGAAGCGGGACTGGCTGGCAAAGCCGTGGACCAAACCACATTAGAGTCCGTGCTATCAGGCAACCTTGGTGATGAAACCATCAAGGGGAAGCGAGACGATCATAAATCAGGGTTTGATCTCACCTTTTCCGCACCTAAATCCATCAGCATTCTTGCGCTTACTGGCGGAGATACCCGCCTTATTGAAGCCCACAACAACGCGGTTAAATTCGCTCTCACAGAGCTTGAGAAAGACGTGGCGCAAATCACCACCATCAACAAAGAGGGAGAGCGTGAGTTCCATAACACGGACTCCATGATATTTGCAGTCGTGCGCCATAAAACCAGTCGTGAAAATGATATGCAAATCCACTCACACGCTCTAGCGGCCAATATGACACGTGATCAAGAAGGGCAACTTCGCACGCTGGCGTCTAGCATCAAACAAAAAGGGGGCGTCATTAACGGCACTGGCGAGCGCATCTACAATTTCCAAAAATACTACGGGATTTTATATCAGAGCCACCTCGCGAAAGACGCACAAGAATTAGGCTATGCAACGCGAGGCGTCGGGAACGGCCAGTTCGAAGTCAGTGGTGTCCCTCAATCCATTATTGACGCTTCCTCAACTCGCAAACAACAAATTGACCAGCGCACGCTCGATTTGGGATTTGAGTCTCGCGCCGCTCGCGATGTGGCCAACCTTGATACACGCAAAGGCAAAACCTACCAAAGCAATGACAGCCTCAATAAACAGTGGCAAAACACCGTCAGAGAACAAGGGTATGAGCCCTCTCAACTCGTTGGTCTCGCGCAGAAAGCGAAGGAGCAACAAACGATACCCTCGCTCGATGAAACGAAAGCCGCCATCAGCAGAGCCATCGACCACTTAGGTCAATACAGCACCGCTTTACATCTAGAAAAAATCATCGAACTCACCGCCTCAGAATTCACCAAAGGGGCCGTGCAATTAAACGCGCTTGATATCAAAAAAGCCGCCGATGAGATGATAAAAACAGGAGAGTTGATAGGACTCAGCCAAAAAGGGCAATACACCACCAAAGGCTTAATTGACAACGAGAAGGCGCTTATCGACAGCACTCAAGGACGAGCGCACCATATGCGCACTCACGTTGAACCCAAGATGCTCAATAAACTGGCTATCCCTGAAAGTCAGCAGCGTCTTCTTACCGAATTATACCACTCCACCAAACAGTTCCATGTGGTGAATGTGCATGGCTCATCGCAAGGTATCGCGCAGCAGCTGCTTAACTTGGGTAATCACAGTGGTAAACGGGTTCAGTTTGTCTCACAAAGCGCCAAAACCAAAGCCGAAGGGATGGAGAACGTACAGCGCAAAAGCCAAACCCTTGGGGCATGGATAGCCAATGCTTTTTCCCCAGAGCAGCGACACACCACCCATAGCTTACTGCAAAGCGATGTCCCGCTCACCAATAAAGACGTCTTGCTCATCGATGACGCCAACAAGATGAGCGCCAATGAACTGTTAGCGCTGACCGATAAAGCCAAGCAATCGAACAGCAAAGTGGTGATGTTAAACCGTGTTTCTAGCCGTCAAGGTTTTAAAGCCAATAACGCTATCTCGCTGTATCAAAAAGGCAATGTGGAGAGCCATACTTGGGTGAGTAGTAAACCCATCGAAACAGACGTAAAACTGCATGAGAGTGATACCGATAGGATAGCGCGCGTTTACGCTGACCTCCCCGATAAAGCCAACACTCAAGTGATAGCAACATCCAGCGTCGAGCAACGGCGATTAACCGAAGCCATTCGGGATAGACTCAAAAACACCGGCACGCTTTCTCGCCATGAAACCACTCTGTTCACTCAAGGCCCCCACTACCTCTCTAAAGCGCAGCAACCGCTCGTTCAACACTACAAGCCAGGCATGACGCTCACTCATTGGGACAAAGGCAAACCTCAAAGCTTTGTTATTGCCAGTATCGATAAAGAGAGCAATACCATGACAACACTCAGCAAACACGACGGACAGTCACACACGTTCGACCCATCCACTCGGGCTTTTAAAGCCATGAAGATGCAAATCAGTAAACCGCAAAGTTTGAACATAGCCAAAGGCGAACGGCTTAGCACGTTAGGAAAACACTCCCCCTCCGGTTTGGATGCCAATCAAAGTTACCTTGTCACCGATATCAATAAGACCGGCGTCACACTCGAAAGCCAAGGCAAAACGCAATACCTCAGCTTTGAGCACTTAAAAGACGCACCTTTGCAATATGATTACGTTCGAGGTGCCAGCCATATCGAGAAAAAGGCGCATACCTTACTCTCAGCCAAAGCGTTTACCCTTTCTAAGCCACTCATCAATGACCTGACCGAAAAAACGCAGCGTCTTGATATCTTCACCGATAAACCCGATAAAGCCCAAAGCGCACTGGAAAAAGAGCAAGTTTCCCCGTCAGCGATTGAGCGCGTATTGCAGACACAAAACGTCAACGACCGTTACCTAAACGACACCACCCAAGCTTTGTTAAAACAAGATGTCAGTCAGGCGTTATCGGCACTGGCGAAAGCGCAAAACGCGCCCCTCATCGAGAAAGCGGTCAGCTTTGCCCTTAACCACCTTTCAGAGCGAGAGGCGGCGTTTAGCCAAAAAGCGTTAGTGGTCGAGGCGGTTCGTTACGCCTTTGAAGAAGCCGGCAGCTCGATAACCAAAGATCAAATTGAAACCGAGCTGGCCAAACGCAGCGACACACTCTCAGCGGAATACAGCGACGGGACACGCTGGACGACACAAGCAGCGCTGGAGACGGAAAAGCGCATCTTGCAAAACATCATCGATGGCAAAGACCGACATCAGCCTTTTGCTACCCCTAAGCAGGTGCAAACCTTTCTCGATACCAAACCTCGCTTAACCCAAGGACAAAAAGACGCCATCACGCTGACCTCGACCACCCCAGACAGCTTTGTGGCGATTCAAGGTTTAGCCGGTACGGGTAAATCCACCATGCTCGAATCGAACATTGAGCTTATCCAACTAGTCAAAGAAGCCAGCCAGTTGCCCGAGCAAAACGTGATTGGGCTTGCACCCACTCACGCCGCCGTGTCTGAGCTTGAAAGCAAAGGGGTAAAAGCACAAACGTTGGAAAGTTTGCTGACCGATATCAGGCAAGGCAATCGAGACGCCAGCGACTATCAACATACCCTATTCTTTCTTGATGAAAGCTCGATGGTCAGCAACAAGCAAGCTAAGGAGTTTACCGAACTGGTGAATGCCAGTCAGTCCAAAGCGGTACTTTTAGGTGATAAAGAGCAGCTATTGTCCCTTAGCGCCGGTAAACCGTTTGAACTGGCCATAAGCAAAGGTGATATCGATACCGCGTACATGACCGACATCATTCGTCAGCAAAACGACACCTTGCTGAATGCGGCACAAAACACCATTGATAAGCAACCGCAAAGCGCCCTGGATAAGCTCAAACAGCAAGACCCTGACAACCAAGGTAACGGCCACCATGTCATATCCACGTTGGATGAGCACCATAAAGACCAACGCAAAGCGCAGCTAGAAGCCACTGAAAAGCTGCCTTTTGTCGTGGCCAAAGATTATCTAGAGCGCACCCCAGAGACGCGAGAGAATACGCTTATCATCGCTTACACCAACAAGGAGCGTGACACCATCACCGAATACATCCGCGTCGGATTAATGAAAACCCAAGAGATTGGCAAAGAAAACATCATCACAACCAGGCTGCGTTCTGTCGGGGCGACAGGGGAAGAGCTGTCCACCATGATGCCCTACCAAAAAGGCTTAGTACTGAGTACCAAACCTGGGGAATACGCCACCATAACCCACGTGGATTCAGAGCATGGTGTGGTAACACTCGAAGACGCGAAAGGTAAAACCAAATCCTTCTTACCCCGCAATCGAGACCATACCTTCACCACACTGTTTAACGTGTCAGAAAAGCCGCTTTCAACAGGCGATAAGATCGTGACGCGCTTTACCGATAAAAGCCGCGACATTAAAGCCAACGTGGAATACCGCATCACGCAAGCAAGCTCAGACGGCATCATTGCGCAATCGAAAACAGGAGAGACGCTAACCATCAACCCCAGTGAGCTCAAAGACGGGCATTGGGACTACGCGTATAGTCGAACCGCCGACATGGCGCAAGGAGCCACCTATCCCCATGTCATTACCGCCATTCAGAGCAAAGGGGCACTGACCAACCTAAGACGCGCCGGTATCGATGTCACCCGTGCCAGTCAGCACATCCGACTTTATACTGATAACACCACGCAACTGGTCAGAAGTTGGTTATCCAAAGAAAGCCATAAAGCCAGCGCAATAGAAACCATTAACCAAATCCCACCCAAAGACACCACTTACTTTAACCGCAACGCACTTCCTCACGAGGACGTCCGGTTCCAAAATAAAAGCGGTGACTTTGACTACAATAAATTTAGGGAGCACATCAATACACAGCTACCAAAATACACCGAAAGTCTTGCCATTCAGTTATTAGGCAAGCCAAATCAATCCAAATCAGACCGTGATTACTTAACTTTTGGCAGTGGAAAATCCGCCATTAAAGTTTCCTTAACAGGCGAGTACCGTGGCTATTTTAAAGACTACACCACGGGCGAAAAGGGCTCACTCATCAACCTAATGATGAGCCATAAAGACATCAGCTATAAAGAGACGATGAATGAAGCGCATCAAATGATTAATGAGCCAGAAAAATACCAACTGGAGGAAAACAGAAAACACGAAAAATTACTGAGCACCACACCAAAGCATATTGCTCGGTTTGAAGAAAGAGCCAAGGAGTACATAAATCAAAGCCAGCCGATCAATTGCACACTGGCTCAAACGTACTTAAACAATCTGGGTATCAACAACATTGAAAACGACAATGTAAAATTTCACCCTGCGGTGTACTCGTCCGAAGATAAAAATTTCCACCCTGCTATGTTAACTAATATCCACAACAAACAAGGTGAAACCAAAGCGATTGAAGTCACCTATTTAGACTCACAAGGAAATAGAGACAACACGCTAGACATTAATCCACGAACGCTAGGAACCAAATCCAAACAGTTAACAAGTTTCCACCAAGGAGAGAATTTAAACACGACCATCATCAGCACCTCGATTGAAAATTCATTTTTAATTCGAGAGCAAACTCAAGGACAGATTGACATTATTAATGTCAATCACAAGAACGACATTCAAAACATCAATATCGATGAACTGAGACAGAACATCATTATTGTATTAAACCAAGGTAATCACGATTTAAATCCAAACAACATTGAGAAAATCATCGAGAACCTCAATGGACGAGACATTCAGTTCATGTCAGATGATAATCTCAAAGAAGACATTAAGGCGTGCATCGAAAAACTAGAGAGGGATAACAGTGTACACGATATTGAATTAAGCGAAACACACTCACCTCATCAAGAAAGCGAATTAGACACATCGAATTTTGATGAGAAAAAAGAAATCGACAGTCAATCACTTGAACACTTTGAGCCCAAAAAATATTCACCTCAGCAAGAGATGGACTTTGCACACCAAGAGAAAGAAAGTGATTGGGAGGACAGAGAAATCGACAGAGAGTTAGAACGGTAA
- the traD gene encoding type IV conjugative transfer system coupling protein TraD has protein sequence MSRPSRSKGNHFTRGGQITFHSIRMFFQVNNTLVYASIWAVIALTGFLTWLRAPDNAFWSVFYYWRNQLYANLGHDLSSEVTTFWNGKRYVGTLASQLENTQLITLYDNVIRQAQINFLIALAIALAILMGAMSFFKRQGEKQSEDLHVRGFQLAEPKRLTQDLKQRAKTLKKQGVGNGKISDFKVDGLALFKHEFEVQHILIDGTTGAGKSVMLRKLLRWIRKRGDKAIVYDKGCTFTSKFFDPSQDILLNPFDERCANWDVWCDAIDAPDFENIANALIPQHGEGDPFWVDSARTIFSSTAYRMSQDNKPCSTARLLSLILTSELETLGNFLQGTESASLVSKDIKKTAISIKSVLATYIKSLRFLDGLDEKDDQGKLKRQPFSITDWVLDDKQRGFLFLSSNAQQHASLRPLISTWLAIASNAILGLDPDDDRRIWVIMDEMPSLHKLPELDSIIAEVRKFGGCYVIGLQSYAQLVKTYGKNTADVIFDLLNSRFYFRAPSAQMAQISSKDLGEQEVDVSRENISYGANTLRDGVSIGHQTITRPVVSSSEIQAMDDLQCYLRVPGSSFITQLDLHFDKMRDVSAAFIKRDYTPSPAMTKAYEEAIYCECVAPGIFLNDEDRNALTEIQAKQFETPEEMKLETDQIRKAQRSDTVKELASEDAEKLKSDGDYQDRAQRELEEAAISQDSEITDAYD, from the coding sequence ATGTCTAGACCTTCACGCTCCAAGGGCAATCATTTTACCCGTGGTGGACAAATCACCTTCCACTCGATTCGAATGTTCTTTCAAGTCAACAATACCTTGGTCTACGCCTCTATTTGGGCGGTCATTGCCTTAACCGGATTTCTCACGTGGCTGCGCGCCCCCGATAATGCCTTTTGGTCTGTATTCTACTACTGGCGCAACCAGCTTTATGCCAACCTTGGCCACGATTTAAGCAGTGAAGTGACGACCTTCTGGAATGGAAAGCGTTACGTCGGCACCCTTGCCTCACAGCTCGAAAACACACAGCTCATTACCCTTTACGACAATGTCATACGCCAAGCACAAATCAATTTCTTAATTGCCCTCGCCATTGCGTTAGCTATCTTGATGGGCGCGATGAGCTTTTTCAAACGACAAGGCGAAAAGCAAAGTGAAGATCTTCACGTGCGTGGGTTTCAACTTGCAGAGCCGAAAAGGCTCACTCAGGATTTAAAGCAGCGTGCCAAAACGCTGAAAAAACAAGGTGTAGGCAACGGAAAGATTTCTGATTTTAAAGTCGATGGCCTTGCCTTGTTTAAACATGAGTTTGAAGTACAGCACATACTCATCGATGGTACGACCGGAGCAGGTAAATCCGTCATGCTGCGCAAACTACTGCGCTGGATACGCAAACGAGGCGACAAAGCCATTGTTTATGATAAGGGCTGCACCTTCACCAGTAAGTTTTTTGACCCTAGCCAAGATATCTTGCTCAACCCATTTGATGAGCGCTGCGCTAATTGGGATGTGTGGTGCGATGCCATCGATGCCCCTGACTTTGAAAACATTGCCAACGCCCTTATTCCGCAGCACGGTGAAGGCGATCCGTTCTGGGTGGATTCCGCTCGTACCATTTTCTCCAGTACCGCGTATCGCATGAGCCAAGACAATAAGCCTTGCTCGACCGCAAGACTGCTCAGTCTGATCCTCACCTCAGAGCTCGAAACCCTCGGTAACTTTTTACAAGGCACAGAATCGGCTTCCCTTGTCTCTAAAGACATCAAAAAAACCGCCATCTCGATTAAATCCGTTCTGGCCACCTACATTAAGAGCCTACGCTTTTTGGACGGACTGGATGAAAAAGACGATCAAGGCAAGCTCAAACGCCAGCCGTTTTCCATCACCGATTGGGTACTCGATGATAAGCAACGAGGTTTTTTGTTCTTATCCAGTAATGCCCAGCAACACGCTTCCTTGAGACCATTGATTTCAACTTGGCTGGCGATTGCGTCTAACGCCATCTTAGGACTTGATCCGGATGATGACCGACGGATCTGGGTGATTATGGATGAAATGCCCAGTCTGCATAAACTGCCAGAACTCGATAGCATCATTGCTGAGGTACGCAAGTTTGGTGGCTGCTATGTGATTGGCCTCCAGTCGTATGCGCAGTTGGTGAAAACCTACGGCAAGAACACCGCCGATGTGATTTTTGATTTGCTCAACTCTCGCTTTTACTTCCGCGCGCCTTCGGCGCAGATGGCGCAAATCTCCTCTAAAGATTTGGGCGAGCAAGAAGTCGATGTATCAAGAGAAAACATCTCTTACGGTGCGAATACGTTACGTGATGGGGTCTCGATTGGCCACCAAACGATCACCCGTCCTGTCGTATCGAGCAGTGAAATCCAAGCCATGGACGATTTGCAATGCTACCTTCGCGTACCAGGAAGCAGTTTTATCACTCAACTGGATTTGCACTTCGATAAGATGCGAGATGTCAGCGCCGCCTTTATCAAACGGGATTACACCCCATCACCGGCGATGACCAAAGCGTATGAAGAAGCGATTTATTGCGAGTGTGTCGCGCCTGGCATTTTCCTCAATGACGAAGACCGCAATGCACTCACAGAAATCCAAGCCAAGCAGTTTGAAACGCCCGAAGAGATGAAGCTGGAAACAGACCAAATCAGAAAGGCACAGCGAAGTGATACGGTCAAGGAACTGGCCAGCGAGGATGCTGAAAAACTCAAATCCGATGGTGACTATCAAGATCGAGCTCAACGAGAGCTGGAAGAAGCCGCTATCTCCCAAGATAGCGAAATCACTGACGCCTATGATTGA
- the traG gene encoding conjugal transfer mating-pair stabilization protein TraG, which translates to MILEYYTYTSGEVVNKAFNALATFFKTNTFGDYLQMCMMLGLITSLFIFMLSRNPKDIIKWMVVFFAVPLFLINMKADMLIIDKTQPGKAYKVDNVPYLVAVPTYFFSSIMVGMTEGVEAIFTTSDDERYGRTGMLFASELYQLSRQSSVREIGLKKLWSDYFQNCMIGDVRINHKYTWDELFAATNIFTFLDGIKQSPLRALYLDEGGGKISYKLCEEAYPIVKQRFDAASNENVTLLAHHLLGKEANRYKPQIVQSIQRSYNKFFSISTSASNTIKQNMLMNELRYNLDSLDPTQAALNYAYTTNKLQTTSMWASLGLMAREYLPMLHTMLFMLFACLAFFVAGAAVIPGLTLMVLKNYLGTFAFLATWPVLFAIINGIQLWGLESLSTDVSGTFGGLVLSNANAADELHSRFAWMTGILMIGVPAIAGGILKGGQSVVSSMNYQLSSMINSTNARASAAASTGNLDFGSMQIDNHSMNNTHANKFDTNTLTNQGHSYTQNQDGSVTTQHGDGRTTYDSTQTTSRGNVSANTSSMLQESVANARSNTQQNLEQTSTQLGQTIQAGAALNDRWHDSVGKNLSYGEGSSTGFNTQVSQGMSNMQSAIDNVSKQTGWSKEKSQAYLQSAYAGVEAGVGTGKGKSLFNFGANAGVKWSDEERTAYSNMTSEQRQQLEQATKQYTEGANAVTSAGTQVDNKDTRTSVEQFAHDFAINASNTKSLGASVMQSQADLNALSNTQTRLESGGASFTTNAIQGFQNYLERNIKDPTEVQRLMTAYQPEDIAEAKERWQKFTRTEEFATMAGLDGDSARIVAKMNETHQASAPTGVLKLTPEQNKTLEKEWEDTQDAVEKTRTAVLHNKETGGLFNQERFDGVTEDVQQQQNQTQQSITKPEPVIEMTIKPEVEAEVIRPERTEYVTADQTYPAVPRYTPKPKNSINQGA; encoded by the coding sequence ATGATACTTGAGTATTACACCTACACCTCTGGCGAGGTGGTCAACAAAGCCTTTAACGCGTTGGCCACCTTTTTTAAAACCAATACCTTTGGCGATTACTTACAGATGTGCATGATGCTGGGCCTTATCACCAGTTTGTTTATCTTCATGCTCTCTCGTAACCCCAAAGACATTATCAAATGGATGGTGGTTTTCTTTGCGGTGCCATTGTTTCTTATCAACATGAAAGCAGACATGCTCATCATTGACAAAACCCAACCAGGAAAAGCCTACAAAGTCGATAACGTTCCCTACCTCGTCGCCGTGCCGACTTACTTTTTCTCTTCTATCATGGTGGGGATGACCGAAGGGGTGGAAGCCATCTTCACGACCTCAGATGATGAGCGTTATGGGCGAACAGGCATGCTGTTTGCCTCTGAGCTCTATCAGCTCTCAAGGCAATCTAGCGTGCGCGAAATAGGACTCAAAAAGCTGTGGAGTGATTATTTTCAAAATTGCATGATTGGCGATGTGAGAATTAACCACAAGTACACTTGGGATGAACTCTTTGCCGCCACGAATATTTTTACCTTTCTCGATGGCATCAAACAAAGCCCACTGCGCGCGCTCTACCTTGATGAGGGCGGCGGAAAAATCAGCTATAAACTGTGTGAAGAAGCTTACCCCATTGTAAAACAGCGCTTTGATGCGGCTTCGAATGAAAATGTCACCTTGTTAGCGCATCATTTACTCGGCAAAGAAGCCAATCGCTACAAACCGCAAATCGTGCAATCGATCCAACGCAGCTACAACAAATTCTTTTCCATCAGCACCAGCGCTTCCAACACCATTAAGCAAAACATGCTGATGAATGAACTTCGCTACAACCTAGATAGCCTTGACCCCACCCAAGCCGCGCTCAATTACGCCTACACGACCAACAAACTGCAAACCACTTCGATGTGGGCTTCTCTCGGTTTAATGGCAAGGGAATATTTACCCATGCTCCATACCATGTTGTTTATGCTCTTTGCTTGCTTGGCCTTTTTTGTCGCCGGTGCGGCGGTCATTCCAGGTTTAACCCTGATGGTACTGAAAAACTACCTTGGCACGTTTGCCTTTTTGGCTACGTGGCCAGTGCTCTTTGCTATCATCAATGGCATCCAGTTATGGGGACTGGAATCATTATCCACTGATGTCTCTGGTACATTTGGTGGCCTCGTCCTCTCCAATGCCAATGCGGCCGATGAGCTTCACAGCCGCTTTGCCTGGATGACCGGAATCTTGATGATAGGCGTGCCGGCAATCGCAGGGGGCATCCTCAAAGGGGGACAATCGGTCGTATCGAGCATGAACTACCAACTATCGAGTATGATTAATTCCACCAATGCCAGAGCGAGCGCGGCTGCATCGACCGGTAATCTGGACTTTGGCAGTATGCAAATTGATAACCACAGCATGAACAACACCCATGCCAACAAGTTTGATACCAACACACTCACCAACCAAGGACACAGTTACACCCAAAACCAGGATGGCTCGGTGACGACCCAACATGGCGATGGACGCACCACCTACGACAGTACGCAAACAACCAGTCGCGGTAACGTCAGTGCCAACACCTCCTCGATGCTGCAAGAGAGTGTCGCCAATGCGCGCAGCAATACCCAGCAAAATCTGGAACAAACTAGCACCCAACTTGGGCAAACCATCCAAGCTGGCGCGGCATTGAACGACCGCTGGCATGACAGCGTGGGTAAAAACTTAAGCTATGGCGAAGGCAGCAGCACTGGCTTTAATACCCAAGTCAGTCAGGGCATGAGCAACATGCAAAGCGCCATTGACAACGTCAGCAAGCAAACGGGATGGAGCAAAGAGAAATCTCAAGCGTACTTGCAAAGCGCTTACGCCGGTGTGGAGGCTGGCGTAGGAACAGGCAAAGGGAAATCACTATTCAATTTCGGCGCTAACGCTGGGGTGAAGTGGTCAGACGAAGAGCGCACCGCCTACAGCAACATGACCAGCGAGCAAAGGCAGCAGCTTGAACAAGCCACCAAACAGTATACTGAAGGAGCCAACGCCGTCACCAGTGCCGGCACCCAAGTGGACAACAAAGACACGCGCACGTCAGTTGAGCAGTTTGCGCATGACTTTGCGATTAACGCCAGCAACACCAAGTCTCTAGGAGCCAGCGTGATGCAAAGCCAAGCGGATTTGAACGCCCTATCCAACACTCAAACCCGTTTGGAATCGGGCGGAGCCAGCTTTACGACGAACGCGATCCAAGGCTTCCAGAACTACTTAGAAAGAAATATCAAAGACCCAACAGAAGTCCAACGCCTCATGACCGCTTACCAACCGGAAGACATTGCGGAAGCGAAAGAGCGCTGGCAGAAATTCACGCGCACTGAGGAGTTTGCCACCATGGCGGGACTCGATGGCGACAGCGCACGCATCGTGGCCAAGATGAACGAAACGCACCAAGCCAGTGCGCCAACAGGTGTGCTGAAACTCACTCCAGAGCAAAATAAAACGCTGGAGAAAGAATGGGAAGACACACAAGACGCAGTAGAAAAAACACGCACCGCTGTGTTGCACAACAAAGAAACGGGAGGGCTGTTTAACCAAGAACGCTTCGATGGGGTTACGGAGGATGTGCAGCAACAACAAAATCAGACGCAGCAGTCGATCACCAAACCAGAGCCCGTCATTGAGATGACCATCAAGCCAGAGGTAGAGGCTGAGGTGATAAGACCCGAAAGGACGGAATACGTCACCGCCGATCAGACCTACCCTGCGGTGCCAAGATACACCCCAAAACCCAAAAATAGTATTAATCAAGGTGCATAA